The uncultured Pseudodesulfovibrio sp. genome includes a region encoding these proteins:
- a CDS encoding DNA internalization-related competence protein ComEC/Rec2: MAIRFPLAGGAALLLLLVAEWVLRGRQCRVPVVAVILCAIFGFAYASQRTPLFPEEMPGWMAARQAVVLEGVVDRAEPRPGHRLRVILDKVQVDAGQGSEPLPGEVAWFIRNPDYVPLPGQHVRTVSRVVPVRSFGNPGLWDYRWYWQRQGVFWRAWPSGRVKPVWGEKPQSSFAGMRSRLRELVAEHLPATQGGAMVLALTTGDRSRLDMDTMDATRGAGLAHTLALSGLHVGFVAAMGWGLAYLAGLVWPGLLLRLPRPKLAVLLAAPLVLVYAWLGQPSASLVRASVMFGFWGILLLQGRGRVLMDGLFFALAAIVFVSPLSLFDLGLQMSLAAVAGIGLLYPFFRFLFATRRRGVVRLLAWAAGTIAVSVCATLAIIPLVSWYFGTFSPNLLLNLVWLPVLGLAIMPLGLLGSLLTVSAWTAPAGAVLLGLAARMADGLLWLLDVLRGSGLTPVFAVLRPLWPEMLGFALLLVTAAVCVRSRRRVPAALAGLGFVLLVAPHVLVMAEDSRDRVSLTMLDVGLGQSLVISLPGGHRWLVDTGGGSPTYDLGEAVVGPSLTLGRPPRLDGIFLSHPDVDHSHGLPYLIERFKVGALYTNGMLPRGLTGARLDRILPVSGVAVETLRAGESVGLSSGVRVAVLHPDDNYAGTRANERSLVLRLERAGRSLALLPGDIESGGIRAMLDRGDDVAAEVLVLPHHGSRRSFESDFYAGVRPQVVLCSNGFMNRYGFPDPGVVEAASSAAGGRVFTTARNGRVVCVWDGPTGRLVVRPTVLLP, translated from the coding sequence TTGGCGATCCGGTTTCCGTTGGCCGGTGGGGCCGCGTTGTTGTTGCTCCTCGTCGCCGAGTGGGTGTTGCGCGGACGACAGTGCCGGGTGCCGGTTGTGGCCGTGATCTTGTGTGCGATTTTCGGATTCGCCTATGCCTCCCAGCGCACGCCGCTTTTCCCGGAAGAGATGCCGGGCTGGATGGCTGCGCGCCAGGCCGTGGTCCTGGAAGGTGTGGTGGATCGGGCCGAGCCGCGTCCCGGGCATCGGCTGCGAGTGATTCTGGACAAGGTCCAGGTCGATGCGGGGCAGGGAAGCGAACCGTTGCCTGGCGAGGTGGCCTGGTTCATCCGTAATCCCGACTACGTTCCGTTGCCGGGCCAGCATGTGCGCACCGTATCCAGAGTCGTGCCGGTGCGCAGTTTCGGCAATCCGGGGTTATGGGATTACCGCTGGTACTGGCAGCGGCAGGGCGTTTTTTGGCGGGCCTGGCCTTCGGGCAGGGTAAAGCCTGTCTGGGGTGAGAAACCGCAATCCTCGTTTGCCGGTATGCGAAGCCGGTTGCGGGAGCTGGTGGCCGAACATCTTCCCGCCACACAGGGCGGAGCCATGGTCCTGGCCCTGACCACGGGCGATCGGTCCCGGCTGGACATGGACACCATGGACGCGACCAGGGGCGCGGGGTTGGCCCATACGTTGGCCTTGTCCGGGCTGCACGTGGGGTTCGTGGCCGCCATGGGCTGGGGACTGGCCTATCTGGCCGGGCTGGTCTGGCCCGGATTGCTGCTTCGTCTGCCCAGGCCAAAGCTGGCCGTGCTATTGGCCGCACCGTTGGTATTGGTCTACGCCTGGCTCGGACAGCCGTCGGCATCGTTGGTCCGGGCTTCGGTCATGTTCGGCTTTTGGGGCATACTTCTTCTCCAGGGCCGGGGCCGAGTCCTCATGGACGGGTTGTTCTTCGCGTTGGCGGCCATCGTATTTGTTTCGCCGTTGTCCCTGTTCGATCTCGGCCTGCAGATGTCCTTGGCAGCAGTGGCCGGGATCGGCTTGCTCTACCCGTTTTTTCGCTTTCTTTTCGCCACACGGCGCAGGGGCGTGGTGCGGCTGCTTGCCTGGGCCGCGGGGACAATCGCCGTCAGCGTCTGTGCCACCCTGGCGATCATCCCCTTGGTGTCCTGGTATTTCGGGACGTTCAGCCCGAACCTTTTGCTCAATCTGGTCTGGTTGCCGGTCCTTGGGTTGGCGATCATGCCACTCGGGCTGCTTGGTTCGCTCCTGACCGTGTCTGCCTGGACCGCTCCAGCGGGCGCGGTGCTGCTCGGCCTTGCCGCGCGTATGGCGGACGGACTGCTCTGGCTGCTGGACGTGCTTCGAGGAAGCGGGCTGACCCCGGTCTTCGCCGTGTTGCGTCCTCTTTGGCCGGAGATGCTTGGGTTTGCGCTGCTTCTTGTTACGGCGGCGGTTTGTGTGCGGTCCAGGCGTAGGGTGCCTGCGGCGCTGGCCGGTTTGGGCTTCGTGCTGCTGGTTGCACCACATGTGCTGGTCATGGCCGAGGACAGCCGGGACCGCGTCAGCCTGACCATGCTCGACGTCGGGCTGGGCCAGTCCCTGGTTATCTCCCTGCCCGGTGGGCATCGTTGGCTGGTGGACACGGGCGGAGGGTCGCCCACCTACGATTTGGGCGAAGCCGTGGTCGGGCCATCTCTGACCCTGGGGCGACCGCCCCGGCTGGACGGCATCTTCCTGTCACATCCGGATGTGGACCACAGCCATGGATTGCCGTATCTCATCGAGCGATTCAAGGTGGGGGCGCTGTATACCAACGGTATGCTTCCACGCGGGTTGACCGGCGCGCGGCTGGATCGGATTCTGCCCGTCAGCGGCGTTGCGGTGGAAACCTTGCGGGCCGGGGAGTCGGTGGGCCTGTCGTCCGGAGTTCGGGTCGCGGTTCTGCATCCGGACGACAATTATGCGGGGACACGGGCAAACGAACGGTCCCTGGTTTTGCGCCTGGAGCGGGCAGGGAGGTCCCTGGCGCTGTTGCCGGGCGATATAGAGAGCGGCGGCATCCGGGCCATGCTTGATCGTGGGGATGACGTTGCCGCCGAGGTCCTGGTCCTGCCGCATCACGGCAGCCGTCGCAGTTTTGAATCGGAT